A DNA window from Rhineura floridana isolate rRhiFlo1 chromosome 11, rRhiFlo1.hap2, whole genome shotgun sequence contains the following coding sequences:
- the LOC133367741 gene encoding vomeronasal type-2 receptor 26-like, protein MSVYLSGLGKHGISLWWLFAVLLLLLPHLMCEESEESSTYELCNNCSYCCTNYQDNLYKPGEAIIGGVLSLAYPHEYDLQWKEAPKRIYQITGPAIEELNVMLVPHLEAHGNACSNIPMLQKVLLGLCYLTMGNFQWDTEECEHLRDQFFAITGFLAILRALDGTFIPILESAQNSHIYRNYHHQYDINMMGVCDAHDILTFVNTTMAPQLGVADGLVQQYYQHFFSFHFAILEINNNPRLLPNITLGYHIYNNLFNGRITSEIIMDLLFKQQQKICNYKDDRKMEVLAVIGGFKADHAIQMNTIMGLYKIPQLTYGAYDAPLRGKTVFPALYQMSPRETALHLGIVQLLLHFEWTWAGLIVSNDDAGESFAQILTSLLSENNICVAYMHTFGEKIKDWHEDGMKLHSMVHQDMIFTTVNVVIVSGDTSSLQDLAYMLSNIFRGKYFDKVWLATPRWDISQECISDPLSPCFHGALSFSVHRKPVPGFYNFLKNLKPDECMMHFIYRFWDTSFQCYVFDEMQDFEKKCSGMERIGINRTPFFELDMTSESYALYNGVYAIAYALHNIHISGQNLMRNRAKFKQLNVQTWQLNSFLENVHFNNGAGHEVLTENGRVSAGYDIINWVEVPNGTYQKFQVGHISASHELTINEDAIVWSKIFNQTKPHSQCVERCHFGQHRMVQEGQPTCCYDCTPCPEDMFSNKADAVHCDKCPEDQYPNENKDQCIPKVITFLTYDEPLGITLVSLAVSFSFITIFVFQTFLRNWNTPIVKANNQNLTCLLLISILLCYLSSLLFIGKPRNATCLLRQAAFGIVFSVAISCVLAKTIIVILAFLATKPGNRVRKFLGQKVANAIVLFSSLVQVGICTVWVSTSPPFPDADMHSQTGHIILECNEGSITMFCCVLGYIGFLAIISFIVAFLARKLPDTFNEAKFITFSMLLFCSVWVSFIPGYLSTKGKYVVAVEVFAILASNTGLLICIFLPKCYIILLRADLNSRKLLQGNT, encoded by the exons ATGTCAGTGTATCTCTCTGGCCTGGGGAAACATGGCATTTCACTCTGGTGGTTgtttgctgtgctgctgctgctgctccctcaTCTTATGTGTGAGGAAAGTGAAGAAAGTTCCACTTATGAGCTTTGCAATAACTGTTCTTATTGCTGTACAAACTACCAAGACAATTTGTACAAGCCTGGAGAAGCCATAATTGGTGGTGTCCTCTCTCTAGCATATCCTCATGAATATGATCTACAGTGGAAAGAAGCTCCAAAGAGGATCTATCAAATTACAGG GCCAGCCATCGAGGAGCTGAATGTGATGCTGGTTCCCCACCTGGAAGCTCACGGCAATGCTTGCAGCAACATCCCCATGCTGCAGAAGGTGCTCCTTGGCCTATGCTACCTCACCATGGGAAACTTCCAGTGGGAT ACAGAAGAGTGTGAGCACTTGAGGGATCAGTTCTTTGCCATCACAGGCTTCCTCGCCATCCTGAGGGCCCTTGATGGCACCTTCATCCCAATACTGGAATCTGCCCAGAACTCCCACATTTACAGGAACTACCACCACCAGTATGACATCAACATGATGGGAGTGTGTGATGCCCATGACATCCTCACCTTTGTGAATACCACAATGGCTCCTCAACTGGGTGTGGCTGATGG TCTCGTGCAACAATATTATCAGCATTTTTTCTCATTTCATTTTGCCATTCTGGAGATCAATAACAACCCCAGGTTGTTGCCCAATATCACTCTGGGGTACCACATCTACAACAACTTGTTTAATGGAAGGATAACAAGTGAGATTATCATGGATCTACTCTTCAAACAGCAACAGAAGATATGTAATTATAAGGATGATAGGAAAATGGAAGTGTTAGCTGTCATTGGAGGTTTTAAAGCAGACCATGCCATCCAGATGAATACCATCATGGGTCTCTACAAGATCCCACAG CTCACCTACGGTGCATACGATGCTCCACTCAGGGGGAAAACTGTATTCCCTGCTTTGTACCAAATGTCACCGAGGGAAACGGCTCTGCACTTGGGGATTGTCCAGCTACTCCTGCATTTTGAGTGGACATGGGCTGGGCTCATTGTTTCAAATGATGATGCTGGAGAAAGCTTTGCACAGATTTTGACATCTCTGCTTTCTGAGAATAACATCTGTGTTGCCTACATGCACACATTTGGAGAAAAAATAAAAGATTGGCATGAAGATGGCATGAAACTTCATTCAATGGTACATCAAGACATGATATTCACTACAGTCAATGTGGTCATTGTAAGTGGGGATACTAGCTCTCTGCAGGATCTTGCATATATGTTATCAAACATTTTCCGAGGGAAATATTTCGATAAGGTTTGGCTCGCAACACCTCGGTGGGATATCAGCCAAGAATGCATTTCAGACCCCTTGTCTCCTTGTTTCCATGGTGCCTTGTCCTTCTCAGTCCACAGAAAACCAGTTCCAGGTTTTTACAACTTTCTCAAAAACCTAAAACCCGATGAATGCATGATGCACTTTATCTATAGATTTTGGGACACTTCATTCCAATGTTATGTTTTTGATGAAATGCAGGATTTTGAAAAAAAGTGTAGCGGAATGGAAAGAATTGGGATTAACCGCACACCTTTTTTTGAGCTGGATATGACTAGTGAAAGCTACGCTCTCTACAATGGTGTCTATGCCATAGCATATGCATTGCATAACATTCATATTTCAGGGCAAAACCTCATGAGGAATAGAGCAAAATTCAAACAGTTGAATGTTCAGACTTGGCAG CTCAACTCTTTCCTGGAAAACGTCCATTTTAACAATGGGGCTGGGCATGAAGTCTTGACTGAAAATGGGAGAGTCTCAGCTGGCTATGATATCATCAACTGGGTCGAAGTCCCCAATGGCACTTACCAGAAATTCCAAGTTGGGCATATTTCAGCAAGCCACGAGCTCACCATCAATGAGGATGCCATTGTGTGGAGTAAGATTTTTAACCAG ACAAAGCCTCATTCCCAGTGTGTTGAGAGATGCCACTTTGGACAGCACAGGATGGTCCAGGAAGGGCAGCCCACTTGCTGCTATGACTGTACTCCATGCCCAGAAGACATGTTTTCTAATAAGGCAG ACGCAGTTCATTGTGACAAGTGCCCTGAAGATCAATATCCAAATGAAAACAAGGACCAATGTATTCCCAAGGTTATAACTTTCTTGACGTATGATGAGCCCTTAGGGATCACTTTGGTTTCACTTgctgtttccttttctttcatcacaaTTTTTGTATTCCAAACCTTTCTCAGGAACTGGAAtactcccattgtcaaagccaacaatcAGAACCTCACCTGCCTTCTTCTCATCTCCATCCTGCTTTGCTACTTGTCTTCTCTCCTATTCATTGGCAAAcctcggaacgccacctgccttCTCCGACAAGCAGCCTTCGGCATTGTCTTCTCTGTTGCAATTTCTTGTGTGTTGGCAAAAACAATCATTGTCATCCTAGCtttcctggccacaaagccaggcaacagggtgaggaAATTTCTAGGGCAGAAAGTAGCAAATGCCATTGTTCTTTTTTCTTCCCTCGTTCAAGTGGGCATTTGTACTGTTTGGGTGTcaacctctcctcccttcccagatGCTGACATGCACTCACAGACTGGACACATCATACTGGAATGTAATGAAGGCTCCATCACCATGTTCTGCTGTGTACTGGGTTACATTGGCTTTCTTGCCATCATCAGCTTCATTGTAGCTTTCCTAGCCAGAAAATTGCCGGATacttttaatgaagccaagttcatcacCTTCAGTATGCTgctgttttgcagtgtttgggtgtcctttaTTCCAGGCTACTTGAGCACTAAGGGGAAATATGTTGTGGCTGTGGAGGTTTTTGCCATCTTGGCTTCCAATACTGGACTATTGATTTGTATCTTCCTTCCAAAATGTTACATTATTCTTCTGAGAGCTGATCTGAATTCTAGGAAATTACTACAAGGAAACACATAA